In one window of Thermotoga sp. Mc24 DNA:
- a CDS encoding heme exporter protein CcmB translates to MRLLRHFWISYKGVSLWLNWKAYAAEKIINPIFRLLFYSTLLAYGYKTLHDARAFIIANIMALSSISVFKGLGIIFFSERDQGSLIFFVVSPSSKFKVMLKKMPFHIIDALTTVILGLAVSFCFLKLDPSITASLFAHMTIGVLALSSFGMTVAALGLLMRDINMLLGVAEMMVFILSVQVFL, encoded by the coding sequence GTGAGGCTGCTCAGACATTTTTGGATTTCGTACAAAGGGGTTTCCCTGTGGCTGAACTGGAAAGCCTATGCCGCTGAAAAGATCATCAATCCGATTTTTCGGCTGCTCTTTTACTCAACACTTCTTGCATATGGATATAAAACGCTGCACGATGCGAGAGCTTTCATAATAGCAAATATCATGGCTCTGTCTTCAATAAGCGTTTTTAAAGGGCTCGGCATAATATTTTTCTCCGAGCGAGATCAGGGATCGTTGATTTTCTTCGTTGTTTCGCCTTCATCGAAATTCAAAGTAATGCTAAAAAAGATGCCTTTTCACATAATCGATGCACTGACCACGGTGATTCTGGGACTGGCTGTTTCATTTTGCTTTTTAAAACTCGATCCCTCCATTACTGCGAGCCTTTTTGCCCATATGACGATAGGTGTACTGGCTCTGAGCAGTTTCGGAATGACGGTGGCAGCTCTTGGACTGCTGATGAGAGATATCAACATGCTCCTTGGTGTTGCAGAGATGATGGTTTTCATCTTAAGCGTGCAAGTTTTCCTGTAG
- a CDS encoding ABC transporter permease, which produces MEAAVVVAYSYFVLKLEFAISNPVMFACSFLILVLSFISTSFVFATLLTLSKNAFSWMSTIQYPVYFISGMLFPIDILPKWIRVISSFLPISWSVTLMRDSFEVGSAGKDLIFNALLLTLFYFLLGHVLFKKIERKSRAEGELV; this is translated from the coding sequence ATGGAAGCCGCCGTGGTTGTGGCTTATTCTTATTTTGTCTTGAAGTTGGAGTTTGCCATTTCGAATCCCGTGATGTTTGCCTGTTCGTTTCTGATACTGGTCCTTTCCTTCATTTCCACCTCTTTCGTTTTTGCAACGCTTTTGACACTCTCAAAGAACGCCTTTTCATGGATGTCAACGATCCAGTATCCGGTGTATTTCATCTCGGGAATGCTCTTTCCGATAGACATTCTTCCAAAATGGATTCGAGTGATTTCCAGTTTCCTTCCCATAAGCTGGTCAGTTACGCTGATGAGAGATTCCTTTGAAGTTGGCAGTGCTGGAAAGGATTTGATTTTCAACGCACTTTTACTCACGCTTTTTTACTTTCTTTTAGGACATGTTCTTTTCAAAAAGATAGAAAGAAAAAGCAGAGCGGAAGGGGAGCTGGTTTGA
- a CDS encoding ABC transporter permease translates to MVRSLYLAKASFLSAKRYRIDWYGAFLTPLLTIMPVVLLYYFGTESGLVRFFYGATNTKNIIGYLLLGAAYWNYVEVLWGSVFALRYYMRIGQLEELFIMPVSSIGYILSWSVFGLVKVTVESVPIIVLAVLLNLMTFNLVEFALAAGVVILSIIASFGLVFLFFGITLRFKEGDELVSLLGNAAPLIGGMFFPVNVLPKVLEYLAYAFPFTWGLDLTRYFLMKTNTLLDLKKEFIILIVLSLLYLAFGTISFKVLQTKGRKNGLQGF, encoded by the coding sequence ATGGTGAGAAGTCTGTATCTTGCAAAAGCCAGTTTCCTGAGTGCGAAAAGATACAGAATAGACTGGTATGGAGCTTTCCTCACACCCCTTCTGACGATAATGCCCGTTGTCCTGCTCTATTACTTTGGCACAGAATCAGGCCTTGTACGGTTTTTCTACGGTGCGACGAACACGAAGAACATCATCGGATACCTCCTGCTAGGGGCAGCTTACTGGAACTACGTTGAGGTACTCTGGGGATCTGTCTTTGCTTTGAGGTACTACATGAGAATAGGACAGCTGGAAGAACTGTTCATCATGCCCGTGAGTTCCATAGGGTACATCCTCTCGTGGTCGGTTTTTGGTCTTGTGAAAGTTACCGTGGAGTCTGTTCCGATAATCGTCCTGGCAGTGCTGCTGAATCTGATGACCTTCAACCTGGTTGAGTTTGCCCTTGCAGCGGGTGTTGTTATTCTTTCCATAATCGCTTCTTTCGGTCTTGTCTTTCTGTTTTTTGGCATCACGTTGAGATTCAAAGAAGGGGACGAACTGGTGAGTTTGCTTGGTAATGCCGCTCCTCTGATTGGTGGTATGTTTTTTCCTGTGAATGTTCTTCCAAAAGTGCTGGAATATCTTGCATATGCTTTTCCATTTACGTGGGGGTTGGACCTCACACGCTATTTTCTCATGAAAACAAACACATTGCTTGACTTGAAAAAAGAATTCATCATCTTGATTGTTTTATCTTTACTGTACTTAGCTTTTGGCACCATTTCTTTTAAGGTACTTCAAACCAAAGGAAGGAAAAATGGGTTGCAGGGTTTTTGA
- a CDS encoding ABC transporter permease: MRKILHLVLKEMKIRLKYRFVWVNMALTPFFIIGPYVFSSRIADVNSLAENVLIGALLWYWLNQYFFGVGDGFTEEREEGALISVVLAPISLLAFLFSKAVDTFLMNLYITFFTLLFFYFSGINLEIHLYFLLLLAVSGVYITFFSIFFAALSLWKKRIRSINSTAQFFFGVLSGMVNPVENFPSYVRLISYMIPLTYLISIGRSIIKNGNMSGFVPQLLILTGLSFAYLILGVWLLKKAENEIRKKGEWESW, from the coding sequence ATGAGGAAGATACTCCATCTGGTTCTGAAGGAAATGAAGATAAGGCTTAAATACAGGTTCGTGTGGGTGAACATGGCTCTGACTCCGTTTTTCATCATAGGGCCTTATGTGTTTTCTTCCAGAATCGCTGATGTGAACTCGCTTGCAGAGAACGTGTTGATAGGAGCCCTGCTCTGGTACTGGCTGAACCAGTACTTCTTTGGGGTGGGAGACGGATTCACAGAAGAAAGAGAAGAAGGCGCCCTCATCTCCGTGGTACTTGCTCCAATCAGTCTTTTGGCTTTTTTGTTCTCAAAAGCCGTTGACACGTTTCTAATGAACCTGTACATAACATTCTTCACATTGCTTTTCTTCTACTTTTCCGGTATAAATCTTGAGATCCATCTTTACTTTCTTCTTTTGCTGGCGGTGAGCGGTGTTTACATAACATTCTTTTCGATATTTTTCGCAGCGTTGTCGTTGTGGAAGAAGAGAATCAGAAGCATAAATTCCACTGCCCAATTCTTTTTTGGCGTCCTCTCAGGGATGGTCAATCCTGTTGAGAATTTCCCTTCTTACGTTCGACTCATCTCGTACATGATACCGCTCACCTACCTCATCTCCATAGGAAGAAGCATAATAAAAAACGGAAACATGAGTGGCTTTGTTCCCCAACTCCTGATACTGACAGGTTTGAGTTTTGCCTATCTGATCCTCGGAGTATGGTTGCTTAAAAAGGCAGAAAACGAGATTCGAAAAAAAGGAGAATGGGAATCATGGTGA
- a CDS encoding ABC transporter ATP-binding protein yields MRKVVEVSGVRKSFGELRVLDKVDFYAEEGDFKVIVGENGSGKSTLLKIMIGLLLPDDGEVKVLGVDVKKHWKKLSARIGVVLANERSLYWKLTAWENLDIFGGVYGVPKKVRRERMEELLERFGLFEYKDKPVEEFSTGMRKKLMICKALIHDPEVLFIDEILNGLDPPSVREMVGFLDERNRRGLTIVMISHVLHVLPENASVVLLRNGRVQMEVRYKDIRSERSEVYEVFENLIRGRNMDEEDTPSGSEGNEDKA; encoded by the coding sequence ATGAGAAAAGTCGTGGAAGTGTCCGGTGTCAGGAAATCCTTCGGAGAACTTCGAGTTCTCGATAAAGTTGATTTTTACGCAGAAGAGGGAGACTTCAAGGTAATCGTCGGCGAGAACGGTTCGGGAAAAAGCACACTGCTGAAAATCATGATAGGTCTCTTGCTTCCTGACGATGGGGAAGTGAAGGTTCTCGGCGTTGATGTGAAAAAGCACTGGAAGAAGCTATCTGCGAGAATAGGGGTAGTTCTTGCAAACGAGAGAAGTCTGTACTGGAAACTCACTGCCTGGGAAAACCTCGATATCTTTGGGGGTGTATATGGCGTACCGAAAAAGGTCAGAAGAGAACGAATGGAAGAACTTCTCGAAAGATTCGGTCTGTTCGAATACAAAGACAAACCCGTCGAAGAGTTTTCAACGGGTATGAGGAAAAAGTTGATGATTTGTAAAGCGCTAATTCACGATCCAGAGGTACTGTTCATCGACGAGATACTCAACGGTCTGGATCCACCGTCGGTGCGTGAAATGGTCGGTTTTTTGGATGAACGGAACAGGAGGGGATTGACTATCGTAATGATAAGTCATGTACTTCACGTTCTTCCCGAGAATGCCAGCGTTGTTCTTCTTAGAAACGGTCGTGTACAGATGGAAGTGAGATACAAAGATATCCGCAGCGAAAGAAGCGAAGTATATGAGGTGTTCGAAAACCTCATCAGGGGGCGAAATATGGATGAGGAAGATACTCCATCTGGTTCTGAAGGAAATGAAGATAAGGCTTAA
- a CDS encoding aldo/keto reductase produces the protein MEKRVLGKTGEKLSVVGFGGIVVMNESVESAKKIVARAIERGINYFDVAPSYGDAEEKLGSALKPYRDQVFLACKTMERTKEGAWKELNESLKRLQTDHFDLYQFHAVTTLDEVEAIFSPNGAIEAFLKAKEEGLIRYIGFSAHSEEAALSMLERFDFDTVLFPLNWASWLGKGFGKRLYSKAREKNMGILAIKALAKRRLEEGEEKRWEKCWYHPVDDFEEASMALRFTLSLPVTAAVSPSHQEFLWWMCQIVENQGTKISEEELQILKEKAQELTPVFPLDHS, from the coding sequence GTGGAAAAAAGAGTTCTGGGGAAAACAGGTGAAAAGCTCTCTGTGGTCGGATTCGGCGGAATCGTTGTGATGAACGAGTCCGTGGAATCTGCAAAAAAGATAGTTGCCAGAGCGATCGAGAGGGGCATAAACTACTTCGACGTTGCTCCTTCCTACGGAGACGCCGAGGAAAAACTTGGCTCAGCGCTGAAGCCTTACAGAGACCAGGTGTTTCTGGCCTGTAAAACGATGGAGAGAACAAAAGAAGGTGCCTGGAAAGAATTGAACGAATCTCTGAAGAGACTCCAGACGGATCACTTTGACCTTTATCAGTTCCATGCTGTGACCACGCTCGATGAGGTGGAGGCCATCTTTTCACCGAATGGAGCTATAGAGGCCTTTTTGAAGGCAAAAGAAGAAGGACTGATAAGGTACATCGGTTTTTCTGCTCACAGTGAGGAAGCTGCACTTTCGATGCTGGAAAGGTTCGATTTCGATACGGTGCTTTTTCCACTGAACTGGGCAAGCTGGCTGGGAAAAGGATTTGGCAAAAGACTTTACAGCAAAGCCCGGGAGAAAAACATGGGAATTCTGGCAATAAAGGCTCTGGCAAAAAGACGTCTGGAAGAAGGAGAAGAAAAACGCTGGGAAAAATGCTGGTATCATCCTGTGGATGATTTCGAAGAAGCATCCATGGCACTTCGCTTCACACTATCACTGCCCGTCACCGCAGCTGTGAGTCCAAGTCACCAGGAATTTCTCTGGTGGATGTGTCAAATCGTTGAAAATCAGGGAACGAAAATCAGCGAGGAAGAACTGCAGATACTGAAAGAAAAAGCGCAGGAACTGACACCCGTTTTCCCACTCGATCACTCTTGA